One Parageobacillus sp. KH3-4 genomic region harbors:
- a CDS encoding SEC-C domain-containing protein, whose protein sequence is MKRERNAPCSCGSGKKYKDCCGKGNVVSLQAVMDEQLTECMHDLLWYATGEYADELLKAVGDTKQWERHGEIGEAINFFMMNWAIFCIPVTPKGETIVERYVRRRSSLWRPSIRSILSSWVGAVPSFDIVVEIQEERKFIIQDVLTSEKRAVRIFDSEPSPHVKKGDLLMGIIVPAGETYTYFTTFFSFPNMSAREIAHSLREMWKEHRMMNAREFLRMSFPSVWMAVVQSIMLFVEDSFEWEHPNYAEVAQELEKKMPYGAELDIAKMIWREYCDTYQPVIRSVPLHAAALHYIVCRVLRGEAVTQTNLARLYGVSASSISKKVNDMMDHITYRFLSEMENEEYFSEEWDDEFADFDEEWHEAFWDEEEMDPMRELVESMFDKLVKTGYIFGKERNQQELDHLVNEVVREFFEVEENKTYDHQEIRAIAKKIIADLLD, encoded by the coding sequence ATGAAACGAGAAAGAAACGCCCCATGCTCTTGTGGAAGCGGGAAAAAATATAAAGATTGCTGTGGAAAAGGCAACGTTGTTTCGCTTCAGGCGGTGATGGACGAACAATTAACAGAATGCATGCATGATCTATTATGGTATGCGACCGGGGAATACGCAGATGAGTTGTTGAAAGCAGTCGGAGACACAAAACAGTGGGAGCGACATGGGGAAATCGGTGAGGCGATTAACTTTTTTATGATGAATTGGGCGATTTTTTGCATTCCGGTGACGCCGAAAGGGGAAACGATTGTGGAACGATATGTGAGGAGAAGAAGTTCATTGTGGCGTCCTTCCATTCGTTCCATTCTTTCGTCGTGGGTTGGTGCGGTTCCGTCTTTTGATATAGTGGTAGAGATTCAAGAAGAGCGGAAATTCATCATTCAAGATGTGTTGACATCGGAAAAGCGAGCCGTGCGCATTTTTGACAGTGAACCGTCGCCGCATGTGAAAAAAGGAGATTTACTGATGGGAATTATTGTGCCGGCAGGAGAAACATACACGTATTTTACGACGTTTTTTTCGTTTCCTAATATGAGTGCCCGTGAAATTGCCCATTCGCTAAGAGAAATGTGGAAAGAGCATAGGATGATGAATGCGCGGGAGTTTTTGCGGATGTCCTTCCCGAGCGTATGGATGGCGGTAGTTCAGTCGATCATGTTGTTCGTGGAGGATTCGTTCGAATGGGAACACCCAAATTACGCGGAAGTCGCCCAAGAATTGGAAAAGAAAATGCCATACGGCGCGGAATTGGATATCGCGAAAATGATTTGGCGGGAATATTGTGACACGTATCAGCCCGTTATTCGCAGCGTTCCTTTGCACGCAGCTGCTTTGCATTATATCGTTTGCCGGGTTTTACGCGGGGAGGCGGTGACGCAAACGAATTTGGCGCGTCTTTACGGTGTTTCGGCAAGCAGCATTTCCAAAAAAGTGAACGATATGATGGATCATATCACGTATCGTTTCCTATCGGAAATGGAAAATGAGGAATATTTTTCTGAAGAATGGGACGATGAGTTCGCTGATTTCGACGAGGAATGGCATGAAGCGTTTTGGGATGAAGAAGAGATGGATCCCATGAGAGAACTTGTAGAGTCGATGTTCGATAAACTTGTAAAAACCGGGTATATATTCGGAAAAGAGCGAAATCAACAGGAGTTAGATCATCTCGTCAATGAAGTGGTGCGTGAGTTTTTTGAAGTCGAGGAAAACAAAACATACGATCATCAAGAAATTCGCGCCATCGCCAAAAAGATTATCGCTGATTTGCTGGATTGA
- a CDS encoding ArsR family transcriptional regulator produces the protein MRIRLGILGADDSLAIIQNIANGYKELHCIPVVYWDEEEIIDLIHPYMHQVDMWLFSGQVPYSIVKEWGEIDCPMFYVPHTGASLYRTLLHIYYERQIPIQQLSFDTYHPSEIERLLDEVGICEQVPHVKHYQGGISAAALAQYHYELWKQGLTKAAVTCLRTAHLELEKLGVPVYRVLPARSAVESIVQMIIRTGEMLRFQDAQIAVQMIEVDSLFAISNETFSTDEIYKMEMKVTEKLLKYAKKIQGSLKIAGPGRYVIFATRGALKDITDHYKIIPTIKELEEMDREIVACGIGVGRTAYEAEIYAGKAFLHAKKYGRGTWMVVFDDDTIVGPLGRSEQICYSFDCAELQAISQKTNLSVATLSKISAILRKLGKNEINAYELATYMQILPRSARRILHELEIKGLAEVVGETNPYPRGRPRKVYRIFLG, from the coding sequence ATTCGCATACGGTTAGGAATATTAGGGGCAGACGACTCGTTAGCCATTATTCAAAATATTGCGAATGGATATAAAGAACTGCATTGCATACCTGTTGTATATTGGGACGAAGAAGAAATCATCGATTTAATTCATCCATATATGCATCAAGTGGATATGTGGCTTTTTTCAGGACAAGTTCCTTATTCCATTGTAAAAGAATGGGGAGAAATCGATTGCCCAATGTTTTATGTTCCGCACACGGGGGCAAGTTTGTACCGGACGCTGTTGCATATTTATTATGAGCGGCAAATTCCTATCCAGCAATTAAGCTTTGATACGTACCATCCGTCGGAAATCGAGCGGCTGCTGGATGAGGTGGGGATTTGCGAACAAGTTCCGCATGTGAAACATTATCAGGGCGGGATTTCCGCGGCAGCGCTGGCACAGTATCATTATGAGTTATGGAAGCAAGGGTTAACGAAAGCAGCGGTGACATGTTTGCGGACGGCACATCTTGAATTAGAGAAGCTCGGCGTGCCGGTGTATCGGGTGCTGCCTGCCCGTTCGGCAGTAGAGTCGATTGTGCAAATGATTATTCGCACGGGTGAAATGCTGCGCTTTCAAGACGCACAAATTGCCGTTCAGATGATTGAAGTGGATTCGCTATTTGCGATATCCAATGAAACGTTTTCGACAGATGAAATATACAAAATGGAAATGAAGGTAACGGAAAAGTTGTTGAAATACGCAAAAAAAATACAAGGGTCATTGAAAATCGCTGGTCCCGGCCGGTATGTCATTTTTGCGACAAGAGGAGCATTAAAGGATATTACCGATCATTACAAAATAATTCCGACGATCAAAGAATTGGAAGAGATGGATCGCGAAATTGTCGCATGCGGAATTGGAGTGGGAAGAACGGCTTATGAGGCCGAAATCTATGCTGGAAAAGCGTTTCTTCATGCGAAGAAATACGGAAGAGGCACGTGGATGGTCGTATTTGATGATGATACGATTGTCGGACCGCTGGGCCGTTCGGAACAAATATGTTATTCGTTTGATTGTGCGGAATTGCAAGCGATCAGCCAAAAAACGAATTTGAGCGTCGCGACTTTAAGCAAAATAAGCGCCATATTGCGAAAGCTTGGGAAAAACGAGATTAATGCTTATGAATTAGCAACGTATATGCAAATTTTGCCGAGAAGCGCAAGGCGAATCCTTCACGAATTAGAGATAAAAGGATTAGCAGAAGTGGTTGGTGAAACGAATCCATATCCACGAGGCCGCCCAAGAAAGGTATATCGTATTTTTTTAGGATGA
- a CDS encoding DUF3870 domain-containing protein, with product MFENNTVYIIGDAKAPSNNPITQQYKAFFIGLVVNKENSMIVDADCSATIELTKSFVKSLLVGRSILDIDAVTKEIQTRYFGSSQKALIVAFKNASLKYQNIVSSAASSVPSSRR from the coding sequence ATGTTTGAGAATAATACTGTATATATCATCGGAGACGCGAAAGCGCCTTCAAACAATCCTATTACCCAGCAATATAAAGCATTTTTCATCGGATTAGTGGTCAATAAAGAAAACAGTATGATCGTTGATGCAGACTGTTCAGCGACGATTGAACTGACGAAGTCGTTTGTCAAAAGTTTACTTGTCGGCCGGTCGATATTGGATATTGACGCAGTAACCAAAGAAATTCAAACTCGTTACTTCGGCTCTTCGCAAAAAGCGTTAATCGTCGCTTTTAAAAACGCCAGCTTAAAATATCAAAATATCGTTTCATCGGCTGCTTCATCTGTACCATCATCACGCAGATGA
- a CDS encoding DUF3311 domain-containing protein codes for MKGIRWLMVIPFFGILGGIPFANKVTPYVLGMPFILFWLVAWVIITSIIMAVVYRFDPEVREEERT; via the coding sequence ATGAAAGGAATTCGCTGGCTGATGGTTATTCCGTTTTTTGGCATACTTGGCGGCATCCCGTTTGCCAATAAAGTAACTCCATATGTGCTTGGCATGCCGTTTATTCTCTTTTGGCTTGTTGCTTGGGTGATCATTACTTCGATCATCATGGCGGTTGTCTACCGCTTTGATCCGGAAGTGCGGGAGGAGGAGCGTACATGA
- a CDS encoding dipeptide epimerase produces the protein MKIKDATIAVQSTPLIKPFKTALRTATQIESIVVKITLDNGMEGYGAAVPTEAITGETKQGIIGILENVLIPKIIGREIEEINKNDKDIQTSCIGNTSAKAALEMAMYDALCKLLNIPLYQLFGGKMNHHVNDMTISVNNIEEMVNDAKKVTEEGFSILKIKVGKEAEKDIERIERIYDEVGPNISLRIDANQGWTAKDAVKIIQSLEQLHLPIEFIEQPVSKHDIKGLQFIRERVNVPIMADESVFSARDALELIRHHAVDLINIKLMKTGGLREAYKIASLAEAAGIECMIGSMMEPTLSVLAAAHLAMAHPNITKVDLDAPLWINDDSSRSFFQGSKINVPDLPGIGYVPSMPNH, from the coding sequence ATGAAAATAAAAGACGCAACGATCGCCGTACAATCTACCCCATTGATAAAACCTTTCAAAACGGCATTGCGGACAGCTACACAAATAGAAAGCATCGTCGTAAAAATCACGCTGGATAACGGAATGGAAGGCTATGGGGCCGCCGTCCCGACCGAAGCCATCACAGGAGAAACAAAACAAGGAATCATAGGTATTTTAGAAAATGTTCTCATCCCCAAAATCATCGGTAGAGAAATTGAAGAAATCAATAAAAACGATAAAGATATCCAAACAAGCTGCATTGGGAATACAAGCGCAAAAGCGGCATTAGAAATGGCTATGTACGATGCGCTTTGCAAACTGCTAAACATTCCGCTTTATCAATTATTCGGAGGAAAGATGAACCATCATGTCAACGATATGACCATTAGCGTAAATAATATAGAAGAAATGGTCAATGACGCAAAAAAAGTCACAGAGGAAGGTTTTTCGATTTTAAAAATTAAAGTAGGAAAAGAAGCCGAAAAAGATATCGAACGAATTGAACGAATTTATGATGAAGTAGGTCCAAACATTTCGCTTCGCATTGATGCCAATCAAGGATGGACAGCGAAAGATGCGGTGAAGATCATCCAATCGCTAGAACAACTTCATCTTCCGATTGAATTTATTGAACAGCCTGTTTCTAAACATGACATAAAAGGCCTCCAGTTTATCCGTGAACGAGTCAACGTACCGATTATGGCGGACGAAAGTGTATTCTCGGCGCGAGATGCACTAGAGCTGATCCGTCATCACGCTGTTGATTTAATCAATATTAAGCTGATGAAAACGGGCGGACTACGGGAAGCTTACAAGATTGCTAGTCTAGCGGAAGCGGCTGGTATCGAATGCATGATCGGAAGCATGATGGAGCCAACTCTTTCTGTATTGGCAGCAGCCCATTTAGCAATGGCCCATCCGAACATTACAAAAGTCGATTTAGATGCCCCTCTATGGATAAACGATGACAGCAGCCGTTCTTTCTTTCAAGGAAGTAAGATTAACGTTCCTGATTTACCAGGTATTGGTTATGTCCCTTCTATGCCCAATCATTGA
- a CDS encoding M20 family metallopeptidase, with translation MTNEEIKRLVDEVKEEVIAWRRHLHANPELSFQEEKTAQFVYETLQSFGNLELSRPTKTSVMARLIGHQPGRVVAIRADMDALPIQEENTFEFASKNPGVMHACGHDGHTAMLLGTAKILSQLRDQIKGEIRFLFQHAEELHPGGAEEMVQAGVMDGVDVVIGTHLWSPLEAGKIGIVYGPMMAAPDRFFIRIHGKGGHAAMPHQTIDAIAIGAQVVTNLQYIVSRNVDPLEPLVVSVTQFVAGTTHNVIPGSVEIQGTVRSFDETLRKSVPKLMERIIKGITEAHGATYEFEFEYGYRPVINNDEVTRVIEETVREVLGEEAVDRIKPNMGGEDFSAFQQKAPGSFFYVGAGNKEKGIVYPHHHPRFTIDEDALEIGVRLFVHAAFKLLAGAS, from the coding sequence ATGACCAATGAAGAAATCAAACGGCTTGTCGATGAAGTGAAAGAGGAAGTGATTGCTTGGCGCCGCCATTTGCATGCGAATCCAGAATTGTCCTTTCAGGAAGAAAAAACGGCGCAGTTTGTTTATGAGACGTTGCAATCGTTTGGAAATCTGGAACTTTCACGGCCAACCAAAACAAGCGTGATGGCGCGGCTGATCGGACATCAGCCGGGGAGAGTGGTGGCGATTCGCGCCGATATGGACGCGCTTCCGATTCAAGAGGAAAATACGTTTGAGTTTGCCTCGAAAAATCCCGGAGTGATGCATGCGTGCGGGCATGACGGACATACGGCGATGCTTTTAGGAACGGCGAAAATTCTTTCCCAGCTACGCGATCAAATCAAAGGGGAAATCCGTTTTCTTTTCCAACACGCCGAAGAATTGCATCCAGGCGGCGCGGAAGAAATGGTACAGGCCGGCGTGATGGATGGCGTTGATGTCGTGATCGGCACTCATCTTTGGTCACCGTTGGAAGCTGGCAAGATTGGGATTGTTTACGGTCCGATGATGGCGGCGCCAGACCGCTTTTTCATCCGCATCCATGGCAAAGGCGGACACGCGGCGATGCCGCATCAAACGATTGATGCGATTGCGATCGGCGCCCAAGTGGTAACCAATTTGCAGTATATCGTTTCGCGCAATGTCGATCCGCTCGAGCCGTTGGTCGTGTCGGTAACGCAATTTGTCGCAGGAACGACGCATAACGTCATTCCGGGAAGCGTCGAAATTCAAGGAACGGTGCGCAGTTTCGATGAAACACTAAGGAAAAGCGTGCCGAAATTAATGGAACGGATTATTAAAGGCATTACCGAAGCGCATGGCGCGACATACGAATTTGAATTTGAATACGGCTACCGTCCGGTCATTAACAACGACGAGGTTACCCGCGTGATTGAGGAAACGGTGCGCGAAGTGCTTGGCGAAGAAGCGGTTGACCGCATAAAACCGAATATGGGCGGCGAAGATTTTTCCGCATTCCAGCAAAAAGCGCCGGGAAGCTTCTTCTATGTCGGCGCGGGAAACAAAGAAAAAGGCATCGTCTATCCGCATCACCATCCACGCTTTACGATCGATGAAGATGCATTGGAAATCGGCGTGCGCCTGTTTGTCCATGCGGCATTTAAATTATTGGCGGGAGCGTCATAA
- a CDS encoding C40 family peptidase has product MKKWKWYLTAFLCFCMVFGFLSPANAKTDNDEAAYVDVSVATLWTEPNIARDIDNPSLSNPVDMWKWTKSMTYEEKLWLVGNLETQALYGMKVTILEKRGDWAKVVVHGQPTPRHPLGYPGWMPIRQLTKGKVFAQFQAKPFAQVTSPTAWLYKDPKGNHKFMEISFNTRLPVVHSTKNAVKVMTPSDGAKWLKKEDVQIFRTEADIPAPTGEDLVNTAKQFLGLPYLWAGTSGFGFDCSGFTHTIYKAHGITIPRDSSVQAQFGTPVPESELQPGDLLFFAYNNGTGRVHHVGMYIGNGKMIHSPNSSTTVRIDDYRAPGYGEEFAGARRYIQK; this is encoded by the coding sequence ATGAAAAAATGGAAATGGTACCTTACTGCATTCCTTTGCTTTTGCATGGTTTTTGGCTTTCTTTCACCAGCAAATGCCAAAACGGACAATGATGAAGCGGCTTATGTTGACGTCTCTGTCGCAACACTTTGGACAGAGCCGAACATTGCAAGAGACATTGACAACCCATCACTATCCAACCCGGTTGATATGTGGAAATGGACAAAAAGCATGACATACGAAGAAAAACTTTGGTTAGTAGGAAATCTCGAAACGCAAGCGTTATACGGCATGAAAGTCACGATACTAGAAAAACGGGGAGATTGGGCTAAAGTTGTCGTACATGGCCAGCCGACTCCGCGCCATCCGCTTGGATATCCCGGCTGGATGCCAATCCGCCAACTGACAAAAGGAAAGGTATTTGCACAATTTCAAGCGAAACCATTTGCCCAAGTCACTTCACCAACTGCATGGCTTTACAAAGATCCAAAAGGAAACCATAAATTTATGGAAATCAGCTTTAACACTCGCCTTCCTGTGGTTCACTCAACAAAAAATGCAGTCAAAGTGATGACACCGAGTGATGGTGCCAAATGGCTGAAAAAAGAGGATGTCCAAATTTTCCGGACGGAAGCAGACATTCCGGCACCAACTGGAGAAGACTTAGTAAATACCGCAAAACAGTTTTTAGGCTTGCCTTATTTATGGGCAGGAACATCCGGATTTGGGTTTGACTGCTCCGGTTTTACCCATACGATTTATAAAGCGCACGGCATCACCATTCCCCGCGATTCGTCCGTACAGGCCCAATTCGGTACACCTGTCCCGGAAAGCGAACTGCAACCTGGCGATCTTCTTTTCTTTGCGTACAATAACGGAACAGGACGCGTCCACCACGTCGGCATGTATATCGGCAACGGCAAAATGATTCACTCGCCAAACTCGAGCACAACCGTACGCATTGATGATTACCGCGCCCCAGGCTATGGCGAAGAGTTCGCCGGCGCAAGAAGATATATCCAAAAATAA
- a CDS encoding Zn-dependent hydrolase has protein sequence MINEDRLWNRLLELGNIGKQPSGGITRLSFTKEERAAKEKVASYMKEAGLAVYEDAVGNLIGRKEGKEKDAPVVLVGSHIDSVYNGGMFDGPLGVLAAVEVLQTMNEHGVKTKHPIEVVAFTDEEGARFSYGMIGSRGMAGTLSEEELAHRDKHGISLAAAMKEAGLNPGEVAKAARRKGSAKAYVELHIEQGRVLEQANLPVGIVTGIAGLVWAKFTIEGKAEHAGATPMPIRRDPLVAAAQIIQVIEQEARKTGTTVGTVGQMQVFPGGINVIPERVEFSLDLRDLDAAVRDSVFLSIIERAQQIGNERNVSVAVELLQKMPPVLCSELVQNAAKEACRQLGFDVFTLPSGASHDGVQLAGLCPIGMIFVRSKDGVSHSPEEWSSKEDCAAGANVLYHTVLHLATKE, from the coding sequence ATGATTAATGAAGATCGGCTTTGGAATCGCTTGTTGGAATTAGGAAACATCGGGAAGCAGCCTTCCGGAGGGATTACCCGCTTATCGTTTACAAAGGAAGAGCGCGCGGCAAAGGAGAAAGTCGCTTCTTACATGAAAGAAGCAGGGCTTGCTGTATATGAAGATGCTGTAGGCAATTTAATTGGACGCAAAGAAGGAAAAGAAAAAGATGCGCCTGTCGTGCTCGTTGGGTCGCACATTGACTCGGTTTATAACGGGGGAATGTTTGACGGTCCGCTCGGGGTACTTGCCGCTGTAGAAGTATTGCAGACGATGAACGAACATGGAGTGAAAACGAAGCACCCGATTGAAGTCGTTGCCTTTACCGATGAAGAAGGGGCTCGTTTTAGTTACGGAATGATCGGCAGCCGCGGGATGGCGGGAACGTTGTCGGAGGAAGAACTTGCTCATCGGGACAAACATGGAATTTCGCTTGCCGCTGCGATGAAAGAAGCAGGGCTTAACCCTGGCGAAGTCGCCAAGGCGGCGCGGCGCAAAGGATCGGCGAAAGCATATGTCGAATTGCATATCGAACAAGGGCGCGTGCTGGAACAAGCGAATCTTCCCGTCGGAATTGTCACAGGGATCGCCGGGCTTGTATGGGCGAAATTTACGATCGAAGGAAAAGCGGAACATGCTGGGGCGACGCCAATGCCAATTCGCCGCGATCCGCTTGTTGCCGCGGCGCAGATTATCCAAGTGATCGAGCAAGAGGCGAGAAAAACGGGAACAACCGTTGGCACTGTTGGACAAATGCAGGTGTTCCCAGGAGGAATTAACGTCATTCCGGAGCGGGTCGAATTTTCCTTAGATTTGCGGGATTTGGACGCGGCCGTGCGCGATAGCGTATTCCTGTCAATTATCGAACGAGCGCAACAAATTGGCAACGAGCGAAACGTGAGCGTCGCTGTCGAGCTGCTGCAAAAGATGCCTCCAGTATTATGTTCCGAACTTGTACAAAACGCAGCGAAAGAGGCATGCCGCCAGCTTGGTTTTGATGTTTTCACCCTTCCGAGCGGCGCTTCTCATGACGGAGTGCAACTTGCCGGGCTTTGTCCGATTGGGATGATTTTTGTTCGCTCGAAAGACGGAGTCAGCCATAGCCCGGAGGAATGGAGTTCAAAGGAAGACTGCGCGGCCGGAGCGAATGTTTTGTATCATACGGTGTTGCATTTGGCGACGAAAGAATAA
- a CDS encoding DUF819 family protein: protein MIQDGVVYLSILLAYVALIAFAEQKSKSKLFKVVPGIIFIYVGGALMQTFGVFGKTNSIDNTYNTVRNVLLPAMLILMLLHCDLRKIIKMGPKILLTFFAASFTIIIGFTVTYLLLKEFYAKDTWKAFAALSSSWTGGSANMVILQKILDVPENIFGYALIMDTVNYSIWVMFMFWLVPFASRFNHWTKAKAIEVPVAADEVATTTENHQGKMGFTELIVLLGFSILLSTICTEIGNALPELGAVFNGTTWTIVFASVIGLLLAMTKAAKIPGANDVSKVMLYVIIALIASKADFSQLFQAPIYIISGFLILLIHALLMLIIAKVCKLDLFTMGVTSLANIGGVASTPILAGAYHQSLIPVGILTALLGNLLGTYYGLLTARILSSL, encoded by the coding sequence ATGATTCAAGACGGTGTTGTTTATTTAAGTATTTTGCTTGCTTACGTCGCACTCATTGCTTTTGCAGAACAAAAGTCCAAATCCAAACTTTTTAAAGTCGTCCCTGGCATTATTTTTATTTATGTCGGAGGCGCACTGATGCAAACATTTGGAGTTTTCGGGAAAACGAATTCGATCGACAATACGTACAATACCGTTAGAAACGTACTGCTTCCTGCCATGCTCATTCTTATGCTTCTGCATTGCGATTTGCGAAAGATCATCAAAATGGGGCCAAAAATTCTTCTCACTTTTTTTGCAGCATCTTTCACGATTATTATCGGGTTTACCGTCACGTATCTGTTACTTAAAGAATTCTATGCGAAAGATACGTGGAAGGCTTTTGCTGCGCTCAGCTCCAGCTGGACAGGCGGATCGGCAAATATGGTCATTCTACAAAAAATTTTAGATGTTCCGGAAAACATTTTCGGCTACGCTTTAATCATGGACACCGTCAACTATTCTATTTGGGTTATGTTTATGTTTTGGCTTGTGCCGTTTGCCAGCCGATTCAATCACTGGACAAAAGCAAAAGCAATAGAAGTCCCGGTTGCTGCAGATGAAGTGGCAACAACAACCGAAAATCATCAAGGAAAAATGGGGTTTACCGAATTAATCGTCTTGCTTGGATTCAGCATTCTTTTATCGACGATTTGCACGGAAATCGGAAATGCTTTGCCCGAGTTGGGAGCCGTATTTAACGGAACAACGTGGACGATTGTATTCGCATCCGTTATCGGTTTATTACTGGCGATGACAAAGGCAGCGAAAATTCCTGGCGCCAACGACGTATCGAAAGTCATGCTTTATGTGATCATCGCGTTAATCGCATCGAAAGCAGACTTTTCTCAATTGTTCCAAGCTCCAATTTATATCATCTCTGGGTTCCTTATCCTTTTGATTCACGCATTATTAATGCTAATTATCGCAAAAGTATGCAAACTTGATTTATTTACAATGGGGGTAACCTCTTTGGCAAATATCGGCGGAGTAGCTTCGACTCCAATTCTTGCGGGCGCATATCATCAGTCGCTTATTCCTGTCGGCATATTGACAGCTTTGCTAGGCAATCTCCTTGGAACCTATTACGGGCTGCTCACCGCTCGTATTTTATCATCACTGTAA
- a CDS encoding sodium:solute symporter produces MNAALVIIFAFLLLSLYLGVQARKGKDMNLEQWTVGGRGFGTIFVFLLMAGEIYTTFTFLGGSGWAYGKGGPTFYIIAYGCLAYVLSYWMLPKVWKYAKEHELMSQSDFFVSKYNSPLLGVLVSLVGVVALIPYLVLQLKGLGIIVSQASYGTISSTAAIWIGVLAVTVYVTISGIHGSAWTAVVKDIMILVVAIFLGLYLPFHYYGGIQPMFEAIEQAKPGFLALPGKGMSVSWFISTVLLTVLGFYMWPHTFGSIYSAKNANVFRKNAIILPIYQLVLLFVFFVGFAAILQIPHLEGSDADLALLRLSIQTFDPWVVGLIGAAGLLTAMVPGSMILMTASTLLAKNVYKVFSSSATDEQVAKLAKYLVPVIAFISLYFTFRGGNTIVALLLMGYSLVTQLFPSFVLSLMKNNFVTKQGAFAGIIAGVATVAYITLSGSSIGTLFPSLPQAVQDLNVGIIALIVNIVVTVVVSWIPTRSASFDTEKSAM; encoded by the coding sequence ATGAATGCGGCGCTAGTGATTATTTTCGCTTTCCTTTTGCTTTCCCTCTACTTAGGGGTGCAAGCGCGTAAAGGCAAAGATATGAATTTGGAACAGTGGACAGTCGGCGGCCGCGGGTTTGGCACCATCTTTGTCTTTCTCCTCATGGCCGGCGAAATTTATACGACATTTACCTTTTTGGGCGGAAGCGGCTGGGCCTACGGCAAAGGCGGACCGACGTTTTACATTATCGCGTACGGCTGCTTGGCGTATGTGCTGTCGTATTGGATGCTTCCGAAAGTATGGAAATATGCGAAGGAACATGAGCTGATGTCCCAGTCCGACTTTTTCGTCAGCAAGTACAACAGCCCGCTGTTAGGGGTGCTTGTTTCTTTAGTTGGCGTAGTCGCGCTGATTCCGTATCTGGTGCTGCAGCTAAAGGGGTTAGGCATTATCGTTTCCCAAGCTTCCTATGGCACGATTTCGTCGACGGCGGCGATTTGGATCGGCGTTCTTGCCGTTACAGTGTATGTGACGATTTCGGGCATTCATGGCTCGGCGTGGACAGCGGTAGTGAAAGATATCATGATTCTTGTTGTCGCGATCTTTTTAGGACTTTATCTTCCATTCCATTATTACGGCGGGATTCAGCCGATGTTTGAAGCGATTGAACAAGCAAAACCAGGCTTTCTCGCTTTGCCGGGCAAAGGCATGAGCGTGTCTTGGTTTATTTCGACCGTACTGTTGACGGTGCTTGGCTTTTACATGTGGCCGCATACGTTCGGTTCGATTTATTCGGCGAAAAACGCCAATGTTTTTCGGAAAAATGCGATAATTTTGCCTATTTATCAATTGGTGCTGCTGTTTGTCTTTTTTGTCGGCTTTGCGGCGATCTTGCAAATTCCGCATTTGGAAGGTTCCGATGCCGACTTGGCGTTATTGCGCTTGTCCATTCAGACGTTTGACCCTTGGGTCGTCGGGCTAATCGGCGCAGCCGGGTTGTTGACGGCGATGGTCCCAGGTTCGATGATTTTAATGACGGCGTCGACGCTGCTTGCGAAAAACGTCTATAAAGTGTTTTCTTCTTCCGCTACCGACGAGCAGGTTGCGAAACTCGCAAAATATCTCGTTCCTGTCATTGCCTTCATTTCGTTATATTTTACGTTCCGCGGCGGAAACACGATCGTTGCCTTGCTTCTGATGGGGTATAGCCTTGTGACGCAGCTGTTCCCGTCGTTTGTGCTCAGCTTGATGAAAAACAACTTTGTAACGAAACAGGGAGCGTTTGCCGGAATTATCGCTGGGGTTGCGACGGTGGCTTATATTACATTATCCGGCAGCAGCATCGGCACGTTGTTCCCTTCCTTGCCGCAGGCCGTGCAAGATCTGAATGTCGGAATTATTGCATTGATTGTGAATATCGTTGTCACGGTGGTGGTGAGCTGGATTCCAACCCGTTCTGCCAGCTTCGATACGGAAAAGAGCGCGATGTAG